A genomic segment from Ursus arctos isolate Adak ecotype North America unplaced genomic scaffold, UrsArc2.0 scaffold_104, whole genome shotgun sequence encodes:
- the GPAA1 gene encoding glycosylphosphatidylinositol anchor attachment 1 protein, translated as MGLLSDPVRRRALARLVLRLNAPLCVLSYVAGIAWFLALAFPPLTQRTYMSENAMGSTMVEEQFAGGDRARGFARDFAAHRRKSGALPVAWLERTMRSVGLEVYTQSFSRKLPFPDETHERYMVSGTNVYGILRAPRAASTESLVLTVPCGPDSTNSQAVGLLLALAAHFRGQIYWAKDIIFLVTEQDLLGTEAWLEAYHDINVTGMQSSPLQGRAGAIQAAVALELSSDVVTSLDVAVEGLNGQLPNLDLLNLFQTFCQKGGLLCTLQGKLQPQDWTSVDGPLQALQTLLLMVLQQASGRPHGPHGLFLRYRVEALTIRGINSFRQYKYDLVAVGKALEGVFRKLNHLLERLHQSFFFYLLPALSRFVSIGLYMPAAGFLLLVLGLKALELWMQLHEAGVGPEEPGGASGPSPPLLPAQSVGLASLVAPLLISQAMGLALYVLPVLGQHVATQHFPVAEAEAVVLTLLAIYAAGLALPHSTQRVVSAQAPDRGWMALKLVALIYLALQLACIALTNFSLGFLLAATMVPAAALTKPCGPRPLYAMLLVLTSPAATLLGSLFLWRELREAPLSLADGWQLFLVALAQGVLEHHTYGALLFPLLALGLYPCWLLFWNVLFWK; from the exons ATGGGCCTCCTGTCGGACCCGGTGCGCCGGCGCGCCCTCGCCCGCCTCGTGCTGCGTCTCAACGCGCCGCTCTG TGTGCTGAGCTACGTGGCGGGCATCGCCTGGTTCCTGGCTCTGGCTTTCCCGCCGTTGACCCAGCGCACGTACATGTCGGAGAACGCCATGGGCTCCACCATGGTGGAGGAACAGTTTGCGGGTGGAGACCGTGCCCGGGGCTTTGCCCGAGACTTTGCTGCCCACCGCAGGAAGTCGGG GGCTCTGCCAGTGGCGTGGCTGGAGCGGACGATGCGGTCAGTGGGGCTGGAGGTCTACACGCAGAGTTTCTCCCGGAAACTGCCCTTTCCTGATGAGACCCACGAGCGCTAT ATGGTGTCCGGTACCAACGTGTATGGCATCCTGCGGGCCCCGCGCGCTGCCAGCACCGAGTCCCTGGTGCTCACCGTACCCTGTGGCCCTGACTCTACCAACAGCCaggctgtggggctgctgctggcacTTGCTGCCCACTTTCGAG ggcaGATTTATTGGGCGAAAGACATCATCTTCCTGGTGACAGAACAAGACCTTCTGGGCACTGAGGCTTGGCTGGAGGCCTACCACGACATCAACGTCACCG GCATGCAGTCATCCCCTCTGCAGGGCCGGGCTGGGGCCATCCAGGCGGCTGTGGCCCTGGAGCTGAGCAGCGACGTGGTCACTAGCCTCGATGTGGCTGTGGAGGGGCTCAACGGGCAGCTGCCCAACCTTGATCTGCTCAACCTCTTCCAGACTTTCTGTCAGAAAGGGGGGCTGCTGTGTACTCTACAGGGCAAG CTGCAGCCCCAGGACTGGACATCAGTAGacgggccgctgcaggccctgcAGACCCTGCTGCTCATGGTCCTGCAGCAGGCTTCTGGCCGCCCCCATGGCCCTCACGGCCTCTTCCTGCGCTACCGTGTGGAGGCCCTGACCATCCGCGGCATTAACAGCTTCCGACAATATAAGTATGACTTGGTGGCAGTGGGCAA GGCCCTGGAGGGCGTGTTCCGCAAGCTCAACCACCTCCTGGAGCGCCTGCACCAGTCCTTCTTCTTCTACCTGCTCCCTGCGCTTTCCCGCTTCGTCTCCATCGGCCTCTACATGCCTGCTGCCGGCTTTTTGCTCTTGGTCCTTGGTCTCAAG GCTCTGGAACTGTGGATGCAGTTGCATGAGGCCGGAGTGGGCCCTGAGGAGCCTGGGGGGGCCTCTGGACCTAGTCCTCCCCTCCTGCCGGCACAG AGCGTGGGGCTGGCCTCGCTTGTGGCGCCCTTGCTGATCTCACAGGCCATGGGCCTGGCCCTCTATGTTCTGCCCGTGCTGGGCCAGCACGTGGCTACCCAGCACTTCCCCGTGGCCGAGGCTGAGGCCGTGGTGCTGACCCTGCTGGCTATCTATGCAGCCGGCCTGGCCCTTCCACACAGCACCCAGAG GGTGGTGAGTGCACAGGCCCCAGACAGAGGCTGGATGGCGCTGAAGCTGGTGGCCCTCATCTACCTGGCACTACAGCTGGCCTGCATCGCCCTCACCAACTTCTCGCTGGGCTTCCTGCTGGCTGCCACCATGGTGCCCGCTGCTGCACTCACCAAGCCCTGTGGTCCCCG GCCGCTCTATGCTATGCTGCTGGTGCTGACGAGCCCGGCGGCCACACTCCTGGGCAGCTTGTTCCTGTGGCGGGAGCTGCGGGAGGCGCCACTGTCACTGGCCGACGGCTGGCAGCTCTTCCTGGTGGCGCTGGCCCAGGGCGTGCTGGAACACCACACCTATGGCGCCCTGCTCTTTCCGCTGTTGGCTCTGGGCCTCTACCCCTGCTGGCTGCTCTTCTGGAATGTGCTCTTCTGGAAGTGA
- the EXOSC4 gene encoding exosome complex component RRP41 gives MAGLELLSDQGYRVDGRRAGELRKIQARMGVFAQADGSAYIEQGNTKALAVVYGPHEIRGSRARALPDRALVNCQYSSATFSTGERKRRPHGDRKSCEMGLQLRQTFEAAILTQLHPRSQIDIYVQVLQADGGTYAACVNAATLAVLDAGIPMRDFVCACSAGFVDSTALADLSHVEEAAGGPQLALALLPASGQIALLEMDARLHEDHLEQVLEAAARAARDVHTLLDRVVRQHVREASILLGD, from the exons ATGGCGGGCCTGGAGCTCCTGTCGGACCAGGGCTACCGGGTAGACGGACGGCGCGCCGGGGAGCTGCGCAAGATCCAGGCGCGGATGGGCGTGTTCGCGCAGGCCGACGGCTCGGCCTACATCGAGCAAGGCAACACCAAGGCGCTTGCGGTGGTGTACGGGCCGCACGAG ATCCGCGGCTCCCGAGCACGAGCCCTGCCAGACAGGGCCCTGGTGAACTGTCAGTATAGTTCTGCGACCTTCAGCACAGGTGAACGCAAGAGGCGACCACACGGGGACCGTAAGTCTTGCGAGATGGGCCTGCAGCTGCGTCAGACCTTCGAGGCAGCCATCCTTACGCAGCTCCACCCACGCTCCCAGATCGATATATATGTGCAG GTGCTGCAGGCGGATGGTGGGACCTATGCAGCTTGTGTGAATGCAGCCACGCTGGCGGTGCTGGATGCCGGAATACCCATGCGGGACTTTGTGTGTGCCTGCTCAGCTGGCTTTGTGGACAGCACAGCCCTGGCGGACCTCAGCCACGTGGAAGAGGCAGCTGGCGGTCCCCAGCTGGCCCTGGCCTTGCTGCCGGCCTCAGGCCAGATTGCACTCCTTGAAATGGATGCCAGGCTACACGAGGACCACCTGGAGCAGGTGCTGGAGGCTGCTGCCCGGGCTGCCCGGGACGTGCACACACTGCTGGACCGTGTGGTCCGGCAGCATGTACGTGAGGCCTCTATTTTGCTAGGGGACTGA